ACGGAGCTGCTtctttaaaatcacttttttttttgtacgtggATATCTTGCCGTCCTCAAGTAAATCACCACAAGAACAACtttaataaaattagttattACTCCGTTACATACCAGCAACCtgaattcagtgtttttttcagctaaatacaataaatatttcCTATACACTCGGATACTAGGGCAGCACCAGCTTTACTTCTCACACCAGAAAATAAACCCGAACCGCGGTGTAGATATTGTAAGTATCTACAGCAAAACTCTCAGAGCTAGGTAGTTAACACAACAATTAGGTGGAGTAAATCTTACACATGGACAAAAAGTTTCGTTTTTTTATAACTAAACATCATAATAAAACTACCCTCCGAATGGTTCACCACTGTTTATGCCCATTCAccgctgtttatatatatatatatatatatatatatatatatatatatatatatatatatatataattgaagaGAAATACCCGCGCGTTGTTAGCATATTGTAAGCCTTCTTATAAAGCTTCCGCGTGCATATGTACGTTGGATAGACTAAGCATTCAAGTTTGTCCGTCCACATCTTAAGCATGGACAACCGGTTAGGCGTTTTTTTAAATAGCACTACTCAACACAGTCACAAGCACTGACGGAAAGCGAGGTGTACACTCCACAGTGCGTTTCGATGCAGACTAGTACAAAGCGTTTATTGGCTCATATCATATATTGTCGGCGTGTTCAATAGTAGATTGAGGCGTTTTTTTCCTAAGCTTCTTATTTTAAGGAGCTCTGTGTGCATATGACTGATTGGCTCGCGTTCAAGTATTTGTCTGTCACAGCTAGAGATGTGACTGGTTGCTTTTTATGTCAGTCCTGCTGAGCACACTCACAGCAGTTCAGAAAGCACTGTCTGTCCAGTGTACAGTACAAGTGCTACAGCAGTGCAGTATCCAGTTATGCATATATTGTACCAAGCAGAAACTCTGGATGTGTCAAGGTAAGTACAAGacaaatgcaatgaaaatatTCGAAATATAGAATTTGACATAGTGGcgtttatttattacagtaaatgcattttaagaggtttaaagcaattcaaatgataCTGCTTGCACAGCAAATCTCCAAGGATGCAGTAATCCATAGATTTAACATAATGAGATAACATTCTGAGcaacagaaaacagaattaaGTGAAATTAATGACTgtccattttaaacatatttttgtctGACGTTGGTTTATGATGTCAAAGAATATATGACTGTTGTACTCATATATTTTAACTACCAGGTAAAATAATGTGCACATAAACTGAAATTAGGATATTCACTGCATTAATTGGTTATTTCTACAAGGTAGAAATGAACTGTGATTTTTATATTGAGTGTTTATTAGACCCCAAGTTAGACCTGTCAGATTTACAAAGACAAAACATGAAAGATTTTAGGTCTAAAAATCGTTTTATTTATAACAGTGGTATTTAACCTGAGTTAAACAGAACTACAAACAATCTAAAGTGTGAGTAGTGTCTTTTTTATTTGCAGTGGAAAGAAATTaggatttaaaaattacatttaactgataaaaagaaaaacctcGACTGTTTTACCACTGGATACAACTTAGAAAACTGCATATTAGATGTAAAGAACAGCAATTTGTAACCCCTAATTGTCAGACAGGGAaactatttgaaaatgtatttttaaaatctgtttttttttttttttttacagaataacaGCCATGCCGTTGTTGCATCACTGAGTGAACATTGTTTATTGTAATGAAATACACCATCAAGAATGAAATGGAGAAGAAGGAGGCAAGTGACGAAGGAAACGTTACAAAGATGGCTCAGTGCAACACTGTGGAAGGGTTAAAAGAAAGCTGGCAGAAATGGGCTAACGATCACTGTGAGTATCAGAAACACAATCCCTTCAGCAGCAATAGGACAATAACTGTGCAATTCCAGAAAGGAGAGGAAGGCTACGGGACACCCAAAGAGGGGTCAAGAACACAGCAAAGGGGGCAGAGAGCGCACGCTCACATTGAGAAGGAGGTGGACGAACTCTGTATGATCATTAAAAGCATTGGAGAAACAGGAGGGGATGGGAAACCCAGGGTGGCATTTGGGCCTTTGTTTGAGAGATACGTGACCATTTCTAATAAACTTGTAGGGGTCCTGCTGACGGCCAGAAAGCATGGGAGGATTTCCTTTGAGGGGGAGATGCTCTGGCAGAGAAGAGATGATGACGTGATTATTACAGTGCTGGAATGAAAGAATTCTTGAGCTGAAACCTTCAATAGCAGTGTAGGTGGTAATCAGAttaaagtcattttaattaactCTAATTCAAACGGGCTGgacacaaaacagaaacaactaCAATAACACTGTCAATATGATTTAAGGGAAGTGTGGGCAACCCTGTTCTTAGTTGTTTCACTGAATCAATTCAATATCCACCCAGGTCTGAAAGCTGTTCATTATTCCATTCTACCTGCCTGGAGGACAATAACCCTCCAGGACTGGAGTTGCCCCCCTCTGGTTTAGCATCACTGTGGTCAGTCAGGGCAACATTAGTCTGCAGTGTTTATGTTCAGAGGGGTTTAGTGATCATTACTCTGTACAGTCATCATGGAACATGTGCGGCTTGCCAACAGAGCTCTTTCAGCCCCCTGTCAGCTCTTTGGAGCAGCAAAGATCCAAAGATTGAGCCAAAAAAGATTTTTCCATGGGGCAAAATATTTTGCAAACTAGTTTTACTCCTTTTTATCACTCACAGGTCCTAGCCAATGAGAATGTTTtgggaaaaaactaaaacattgagTTATTTTCTGGTTATGCGTATTTAAAAAGATTTTATAGAAAAtcagtgggggaaaaaatcaGAAGAAAACATTGTCCTCAGCAATGTTGCAGTATTTTATGTAACATTTGTAGTTTGTATTTTTACTCTGTATTCAACAACttgccatagtttttttttttttttttttttttttactaatcattagtttgcatttaaatgtaatattaaattatGTGCTACAGTGTTATCCTCACCATTAAAACATATGTGAAGCTATTTGATCTGACtggattttgtgtttttcttccattcatacttgtaaaatgttattcAGGGGGAAATAATGATACAATTTAAATCAACAAAACAGACCCGATCACATGGATTCTAACCTGCCTGCACAAGTGAGAAATAGACCAATACATGACTTGAACTCTCAACATTCAATATTAAAGCCAATTATTTTGCTGCATAGGATAAAGGGCCAGAATTCCAGGATTAGCCCTACTGTTCTTCCACTAGAGCTCAAGGTCCTTCAGCCGGTGCACTGAAGATTTAATTCCCTGGTCCAGGTAACATATTAACcccagttacatttttttaaagtggtcACAGACCTTATGCTCCCATGCTAGGACACTAATGGAAGTtttgcacacattttaaagttgagCTGTTTATAGATATTGGACTTACTGTAATAAACCAATAGGTTTGACCTGGTAAAACAGTCTGGAGAAAAATCCCATTTGACTGGCTGTGGCCAGCACGTGGAGGTGCAGGTGAGCTATGGAACAGAACGGGGGCCAGTGGAAACCCAACCTGGGAATAAACAGACAGCAGGAAGAATATAGTATCTGTTTGAATTAACAGTGAAATTATTAGATCATAAAAGCTTTGATGACTAttggttgctttaaaaaaaaagtaatgtcatattttgtagTTATTCTATCTATATGTTATTACAggacaactattattattattattattattattattattattattattaataataataataataataataataataataataataataataataataataataataagcaactACTAGTACTGGCATTTTCTAGCAGTGGTAGGTCTGTTGCGGTTTTGTTGTACACACAATGTCTGTCAGTGCccacatacagtactgttatATATTAGCAGCAGTATATGCACTTACTAACCTTACAATCATTGAgtgcattttaatttatataaccaCTACCTTCAGACAAAGATCTTATTGATTGGAACGAACCTCATCGCAGCATGAAACATCTAAAACAAGACTGCTGGACCTACTACATATTGACAGCCTACACTTTACCACACAGACTTCCCATTACTGGAAATTGCAAGCTACAGTAAGTGCATTACCTAATGTCATTAAGATCAGTAATGTTGTTCTGCTGTAGCAGTTTTTTTCCCTAACCTCTACCATCTTCTCCACTGTGCGGAAAcatcaaaatcaaaataaaaaaagcatgttgCCCAAATATTAGAAAATACTTTCTGTCCCTTGTACAGTAAGCTTGACATATACATATGACAAAGAAAAGGTGCCCCTGGGTCACTAGAGCAATGAGGCAAACTAGCCAAAATGAGTTCTCCCTGTCAGTCCCCAGCCAAGACTGTCAACATGATCACATGACTCACACGTTTACTGGCTGAGTCACTAGGGATCCCCTAAATGCTGGTATTTTAAGTGCGTTCTTACCAAGTGGGATATGCTCCTTTTTCAAGCTTTTGCAGTTTCCCACATGGCTATTGGGGATCACAAGATAATGCTGTGTCGCGCCTGGTTTAATATCTTGAAAACATGCCCTTTCTTTGTCCTACAGATGAATATGCAGATCTTTAAACGTTTTTGTTAAACCTGGATTTACAGATCctgaaaatgtactgtaacacTCATCAAGTTAGAAAATGATGCATGCATGATATATAATGTACGCTCAATCttgtcttaaaaataaaatatgagtaCATAGCTGTGTAATGTAACGTGATGATATTACTTGTATTACATTTGTTTCATTGatttgacacacacactgggaggACATTTTTATATTCGTTATTACTTACACAATATGTGAGTTCAGTGTCGATCTCTTTATGGACAATTTTACAGAAGACCCATTTTCCCTTGTACCCATCTTGATGATTTGTGATCTGGGCTGATCCATTGCACGACGCTGTCCTGTTCCTTCAGTAGCAGCCACCTCTCCTGCACGAACAGaggaacagtaaacaaagaagATAACGGAGAGAATCGATTTACAGAGCTAAAAGACTATTCCAGACAAAATGATAACGCGAGGAGTTAAGTATTGAATCTTCAATGAGACAGACTTGTGCTGGAGACACTATTTGCCAGGGAGACCGTATTTGGCACTAGTGGTGACattatttggtaacacttttttGCAGCGACACTTTGACATAACAccggcaaataagggagagttggcACGtctgcatttaattttaaatgagatTTGTTTTCACAATAGGCAAACTATGCATGATTTA
The Polyodon spathula isolate WHYD16114869_AA chromosome 5, ASM1765450v1, whole genome shotgun sequence DNA segment above includes these coding regions:
- the si:dkey-29b11.3 gene encoding actin-binding Rho-activating protein-like encodes the protein MKYTIKNEMEKKEASDEGNVTKMAQCNTVEGLKESWQKWANDHCEYQKHNPFSSNRTITVQFQKGEEGYGTPKEGSRTQQRGQRAHAHIEKEVDELCMIIKSIGETGGDGKPRVAFGPLFERYVTISNKLVGVLLTARKHGRISFEGEMLWQRRDDDVIITVLE